Proteins encoded together in one Pontiella desulfatans window:
- a CDS encoding GH92 family glycosyl hydrolase yields the protein MNKLNQTRKDVISILLTVMTGVLIHTGMYQTAHADPASYVDPRIGNIAPFLVPTYPTYQQPNQMLRMYPIRKDYTFDQVQYFPLQVMWHRGKGILKMRVARGPVTAASWNRKMAYDHDLEVVHPWRFETYLIEDDITLGFAPGKKTAIYRYNFPRATQSHILIEGTGKMTAKLVEPHAVNITERITKKSRNPELAPVTMSVWCYAEVTDGQGRPAQGMNIIIDKNTLRIECGKKAPKTILLKYAISYVSQQQARKNFDAELSHQNFEELSVSGKAAWDGELNKIRVKGGTDAQKRSFYTALYRTHERMIDIAEDGQYYSGYDQSIHKTTRPFYVDDWVWDTYRAQHPLRTILAPQQAQDMLHSYVEMYKQSGWMPTFPQVFRNHACMNSYHSSVLFLDAYRKGLTDFDIEAAYEGVRKNVTQGSWIPWRQGSKATALDQRMKDLGFMPALHPGEEETEPLVDGFERRQSVAISLGRSFDTWVLSEWAKELGKKEDYVRFAAISDQYKRLWSEEYKMFMPKDDKGEWIDINPKSAGGRGYRDYYDENNGWTYAWHVPHAIDGLIELLGGKEQARKRLDQLFREPLGMSRMAFHVNGANSTGMVGQFSMGNEPSFHIPYLYNYCGAPWKTQQRTRFLLDVWFKDNLFGIPGDEDGGGMSAWVVFTAMGFYPVTAGEPVYALTSPVFTEVAMDVPGGQFKVLAPASSKVNKYIQKAELNGKPLNMPFITHDQIMAGGILTLDLGDKPNRSWGVK from the coding sequence ATGAACAAGTTAAATCAAACACGCAAGGATGTAATTTCCATTCTGTTGACGGTCATGACTGGAGTCTTGATTCATACCGGCATGTACCAGACAGCCCACGCAGATCCCGCCAGTTATGTCGATCCGCGCATCGGCAACATTGCCCCCTTCCTGGTGCCGACCTACCCGACCTATCAGCAGCCCAATCAGATGCTCCGCATGTATCCCATTCGCAAAGACTATACCTTTGATCAAGTGCAGTATTTTCCACTTCAGGTTATGTGGCATCGCGGCAAAGGCATTTTGAAGATGCGTGTAGCACGCGGCCCGGTCACAGCGGCCAGTTGGAACCGGAAAATGGCCTATGATCACGATCTGGAAGTCGTCCATCCCTGGCGTTTCGAGACTTATTTAATTGAAGATGACATCACCCTCGGTTTTGCACCCGGCAAGAAAACGGCCATCTATCGTTATAACTTCCCTAGGGCAACGCAAAGTCATATATTGATTGAGGGAACGGGCAAAATGACCGCCAAGCTGGTCGAACCACATGCCGTGAACATCACGGAACGCATTACGAAAAAAAGCCGTAATCCGGAATTGGCCCCGGTAACGATGTCAGTCTGGTGTTATGCCGAAGTGACCGATGGGCAAGGTCGGCCTGCCCAAGGCATGAACATCATCATTGATAAGAATACGCTGCGCATCGAATGTGGTAAAAAGGCCCCGAAAACCATCTTGCTGAAATATGCAATTTCGTATGTCAGTCAGCAGCAGGCTAGGAAAAACTTTGACGCAGAACTATCTCACCAGAACTTTGAAGAACTCAGTGTCAGCGGCAAAGCAGCCTGGGATGGTGAACTCAACAAAATCAGGGTTAAAGGTGGGACGGATGCGCAGAAACGCTCCTTTTACACAGCCCTTTACCGCACACACGAACGCATGATCGACATTGCCGAAGACGGTCAATACTACAGCGGTTACGATCAGTCGATCCACAAAACAACCCGCCCCTTCTACGTAGACGACTGGGTATGGGACACCTACCGGGCTCAGCATCCCCTGCGCACCATCCTGGCCCCCCAACAGGCCCAGGACATGTTGCATTCGTATGTGGAAATGTACAAACAAAGCGGGTGGATGCCGACCTTCCCCCAGGTATTCAGAAATCATGCCTGCATGAACAGTTATCACTCGTCCGTTCTTTTTCTGGATGCCTACCGCAAAGGACTCACCGACTTTGATATAGAAGCCGCCTACGAAGGCGTGCGCAAAAATGTCACCCAGGGCAGCTGGATTCCCTGGCGTCAGGGATCCAAAGCCACGGCCCTCGACCAGCGCATGAAAGACCTCGGTTTTATGCCAGCCCTGCATCCGGGTGAAGAAGAAACTGAGCCACTGGTGGATGGATTTGAACGCCGGCAATCGGTTGCTATTTCGCTGGGGCGCAGTTTTGATACCTGGGTGCTGTCTGAATGGGCCAAAGAATTGGGCAAAAAAGAAGATTACGTCAGGTTTGCTGCCATTTCTGACCAGTACAAACGCCTCTGGAGCGAGGAGTATAAAATGTTCATGCCCAAGGACGATAAGGGCGAATGGATCGATATCAATCCCAAGTCCGCGGGCGGCAGGGGCTACCGCGACTATTACGACGAGAACAACGGCTGGACCTATGCCTGGCACGTCCCTCACGCGATCGACGGACTCATCGAATTGCTGGGCGGAAAAGAGCAGGCCCGTAAACGGCTCGACCAGCTCTTCCGTGAACCACTGGGCATGTCACGCATGGCATTCCATGTGAACGGTGCCAATTCAACCGGTATGGTAGGTCAGTTTTCCATGGGCAACGAACCGTCCTTTCACATTCCCTATCTCTACAACTATTGCGGCGCGCCCTGGAAAACCCAGCAACGCACCCGGTTCCTGCTCGATGTCTGGTTCAAAGACAACCTATTTGGCATTCCCGGCGACGAAGATGGCGGCGGCATGTCCGCCTGGGTGGTTTTCACGGCCATGGGCTTTTATCCGGTCACGGCGGGTGAACCCGTTTATGCCCTCACAAGTCCTGTGTTTACGGAAGTCGCCATGGATGTGCCCGGTGGGCAATTCAAAGTGCTCGCACCAGCATCAAGTAAGGTCAATAAATATATCCAGAAGGCAGAGCTAAATGGCAAACCGCTCAATATGCCGTTCATCACGCACGATCAAATCATGGCAGGCGGTATACTGACACTGGATCTGGGTGACAAGCCGAATCGCAGTTGGGGAGTGAAATAG
- a CDS encoding BNR-4 repeat-containing protein codes for MVRKQRFVRFNIFSVIAVGLFITQPGSSLAAESDVEYFTDNGYGNPTATMQHPSGEYFEGTTYVAYQGPHEDPYVCSYEHSAKKWAGPYQAGVNLMGQEYDAITREGKVDNHGRPSMIIDAKGYIHLAFGGHGGVPSLGENSQGAQGRGKQTHVVSKRPRDITEWEELENISPFGTYSQWVKMPNGDLYLFFRHGSHQSDWVYQKSTDAGRTFTSPKSVLKSKPHTGYEGPHDAWYVWFAPGKDNTITASYVYHLCDKSGAGRHTNARYNYYYMMMNTDDGSWQNIQGQKLDIPVTKEVADKSTMIVDTNKERANHGTCRVDENGNPHLFFRHDDGHVRYIRWLGDSWQKPVRVVPGNRIQDGDILVDSPLNVRLLLSHKVAGAGTVGYWRTTDGGLTWKKDKPLITSKKANFKYVSSLMHNANPEALLLLSEHIYGQEHQYRKMILLGDNGPVTRPEKQASNLGDRLQELQKLKAEGKLDDQPKGRRGRTTPRE; via the coding sequence ATGGTCAGGAAACAGAGATTTGTACGTTTTAATATTTTTTCAGTAATTGCAGTAGGCCTATTTATCACACAGCCCGGTTCTAGTCTGGCTGCAGAGTCTGACGTGGAGTACTTCACGGATAACGGCTATGGCAATCCAACTGCCACCATGCAGCACCCCAGCGGTGAATATTTTGAGGGAACTACTTATGTAGCCTACCAGGGTCCTCACGAGGACCCTTATGTGTGTTCCTATGAGCATTCAGCGAAGAAATGGGCAGGGCCCTACCAAGCCGGTGTAAATCTTATGGGGCAGGAATATGATGCGATTACCCGCGAAGGCAAGGTCGATAATCACGGCAGACCGTCGATGATTATTGATGCAAAGGGCTATATCCATCTTGCTTTTGGCGGTCATGGAGGTGTTCCTTCTTTAGGTGAAAATTCACAGGGTGCTCAGGGCCGAGGCAAACAGACCCACGTGGTCTCTAAGCGTCCCCGCGATATCACCGAGTGGGAGGAACTCGAGAATATCTCGCCTTTTGGTACCTACAGCCAATGGGTAAAAATGCCGAATGGCGATTTGTATTTATTTTTCCGTCACGGTTCTCACCAAAGCGACTGGGTTTACCAGAAGTCTACGGATGCAGGCAGAACATTCACCTCCCCGAAATCCGTTCTAAAGTCAAAACCCCACACCGGCTATGAGGGCCCGCATGATGCATGGTATGTATGGTTCGCCCCCGGCAAGGATAATACAATAACGGCCTCTTATGTTTATCACTTGTGTGACAAGTCGGGTGCGGGCCGTCATACAAATGCCCGTTACAATTATTATTACATGATGATGAATACGGACGATGGTTCATGGCAGAATATCCAGGGCCAGAAATTGGATATTCCCGTAACAAAGGAGGTCGCTGATAAAAGCACCATGATCGTCGATACCAATAAAGAGCGGGCGAACCATGGCACATGCCGCGTAGACGAAAATGGTAATCCTCACCTTTTCTTCAGGCACGATGACGGTCACGTTCGTTACATCAGGTGGCTTGGCGATTCCTGGCAAAAACCGGTTAGGGTCGTTCCCGGCAATAGAATTCAAGACGGCGACATCCTGGTCGACTCACCGTTGAATGTCCGCTTGTTACTGAGTCATAAAGTTGCCGGTGCAGGTACGGTCGGTTATTGGCGAACGACCGATGGCGGGTTGACCTGGAAGAAGGATAAACCCCTGATCACCTCGAAAAAAGCTAACTTTAAATACGTCAGCTCCCTGATGCACAACGCCAATCCTGAGGCCCTGTTGCTATTGAGCGAACACATATACGGTCAGGAGCACCAGTATCGCAAGATGATTTTACTCGGCGATAATGGCCCCGTCACAAGACCTGAAAAGCAAGCCAGCAACCTTGGTGATCGTCTCCAGGAACTCCAAAAGCTTAAAGCTGAAGGCAAACTCGATGATCAACCCAAGGGAAGAAGGGGCAGAACAACACCGCGTGAATAA
- a CDS encoding aldose epimerase family protein codes for MKRNLWVGMLGLVGILAGCASVKTADFDDIKLYTLKNKAGTTVKITNYGATVTSIVTTDREGQMADIALGYNDVSGYMNAVDKPYFGSIVGRYGNRIALGRFSIDGEEYELATNNNANHLHGGVIGFDKVVWDAEVIGAHALKLSYLAKDGEEGYPGNLQIAVTYTLTEDNELKIDYVATTDKKTPVNLTNHTYFNLKGEGEGTILDHELMINAKATTPVDSGLIPTGKILPVAGTPFDFTTAKAIGRDIGKKDQQLEYGLGYDHNWVLDKGDKDGKMTLAATVYEPTTGRFMEVFTQEPGIQFYCGNFLAGNLKGKAGKTYVNRGGFCLETQHYPDSPNQKNFPSTILNPGEEYKTMTIYRFSAK; via the coding sequence ATGAAGAGAAATCTATGGGTTGGAATGCTCGGGTTGGTCGGAATCCTGGCCGGATGCGCCTCGGTCAAGACGGCCGACTTTGATGACATCAAACTCTACACCCTCAAGAACAAAGCAGGTACCACGGTCAAAATCACGAACTATGGCGCAACAGTGACTTCCATCGTCACGACCGACCGCGAGGGGCAAATGGCCGACATCGCCTTGGGTTACAATGATGTCTCCGGTTATATGAACGCCGTGGACAAGCCCTACTTTGGATCCATTGTCGGCCGCTATGGCAACCGCATCGCGCTGGGTAGATTCAGCATCGATGGCGAAGAGTACGAACTGGCCACCAACAATAACGCCAATCACCTGCACGGCGGGGTCATCGGTTTTGATAAGGTGGTGTGGGATGCGGAAGTGATCGGAGCCCATGCGCTCAAACTTTCTTATCTGGCGAAAGACGGGGAAGAAGGGTATCCTGGAAACCTTCAGATCGCGGTCACGTACACGCTGACCGAAGACAACGAGCTGAAGATCGACTATGTAGCAACGACCGATAAAAAGACGCCGGTGAACCTGACCAATCACACCTACTTTAACCTCAAGGGCGAAGGGGAAGGAACCATTCTGGATCACGAACTGATGATCAATGCCAAGGCGACCACGCCCGTCGATAGCGGTTTGATTCCCACCGGTAAGATTCTTCCGGTAGCTGGAACTCCGTTCGACTTCACTACGGCCAAGGCCATAGGTCGCGATATTGGAAAAAAAGATCAGCAATTGGAATACGGCCTAGGCTACGACCATAACTGGGTGCTGGATAAAGGCGATAAGGATGGAAAGATGACCTTGGCCGCAACCGTCTACGAACCAACCACCGGCCGCTTTATGGAAGTCTTTACCCAAGAGCCGGGCATACAATTCTATTGCGGAAACTTCCTTGCGGGCAATCTGAAGGGCAAGGCGGGTAAAACCTATGTGAATCGCGGCGGCTTCTGCCTCGAAACCCAGCACTATCCCGACAGCCCCAATCAGAAAAACTTCCCAAGCACCATTCTGAATCCAGGCGAAGAATACAAAACCATGACTATTTACAGGTTCAGCGCAAAGTGA
- a CDS encoding sulfatase yields MKKLILAMAIVVLAAGVQAKKNVLMILVDDLKPELGTYGSDFVHSPNLDQLASRGMRFDRAYCNQAVCAPSRNNLMVGLRSTSTGLYGLGQGFRKVVPDAVTLTQYFMQNGYTAEGVGKVFHIGHGNYGDAASWSSPFHPDKVVDYVLEESTDGQLTREEALFANEQLGNIGNLQRGAAWEKADVKDDAYADGRIALEGIRRLKKFKESGEPFFLALGFTKPHLPFCAPTKYWDLYQSEQFSLTERDTPPDGAPSYAGKPKAHEMTAYKPVPKDGGHIPNDMQRTLIHGYFASLSYMDAQVGRVLAELDRLDMADDTIVMLWGDHGWHFGDHGSWTKHTNYEQDNRIPLMFVAPGVATPGSSTMAYAETVDIYPTLAELAGLPTPKVSQGLDGMSLVPVLKNPNASVRNHAYHAFNRGPRIGRAIRTDRYRMVEWKRPGAPETEAEYELYDYKMDTLEKKNIAQSSPEVLFDMKAILATHPEAKASDNGKKSKNKK; encoded by the coding sequence ATGAAAAAACTGATTTTAGCCATGGCGATCGTCGTATTGGCGGCGGGAGTTCAGGCCAAAAAAAATGTGCTCATGATTCTGGTAGACGACCTGAAGCCGGAATTGGGCACCTATGGATCAGATTTTGTACATTCCCCAAACTTGGACCAGTTGGCTTCCAGGGGTATGCGGTTTGATCGGGCCTATTGCAACCAGGCTGTTTGTGCGCCATCGCGCAATAACCTGATGGTCGGACTACGGTCGACCTCAACCGGCCTGTATGGCCTCGGTCAGGGCTTCCGCAAAGTGGTGCCGGATGCCGTCACGCTGACGCAATATTTCATGCAGAACGGATACACCGCTGAGGGAGTGGGCAAGGTTTTTCACATTGGCCACGGCAATTATGGCGATGCCGCGTCGTGGAGCAGTCCCTTCCATCCCGATAAAGTTGTTGATTATGTCCTCGAAGAAAGTACGGATGGGCAGCTTACCCGCGAGGAAGCTCTTTTCGCGAACGAGCAACTAGGAAACATCGGGAACCTGCAGCGCGGAGCCGCCTGGGAAAAGGCGGATGTGAAGGACGATGCCTATGCCGACGGACGCATTGCGCTGGAAGGCATCAGGCGGTTGAAAAAATTCAAGGAAAGCGGAGAGCCGTTCTTCTTGGCGCTGGGCTTCACCAAACCGCATCTTCCGTTTTGCGCGCCGACGAAATATTGGGATCTTTACCAAAGCGAGCAGTTTTCCCTGACCGAACGCGATACGCCTCCGGATGGAGCGCCTTCGTATGCGGGAAAACCGAAGGCGCATGAGATGACCGCCTATAAGCCGGTGCCGAAGGATGGGGGACATATTCCGAACGACATGCAGCGTACGCTGATCCATGGCTACTTTGCCTCGCTCAGCTATATGGATGCGCAGGTTGGACGAGTACTTGCAGAGTTGGATCGTCTGGACATGGCAGACGATACCATTGTCATGCTGTGGGGCGATCATGGTTGGCACTTTGGAGATCATGGGTCGTGGACTAAGCATACAAACTATGAGCAGGACAACCGCATCCCACTGATGTTCGTGGCCCCTGGGGTTGCGACGCCGGGATCAAGCACCATGGCTTATGCGGAAACGGTGGATATCTATCCGACGCTGGCTGAGCTGGCCGGCTTGCCGACGCCGAAGGTTTCGCAGGGGCTGGACGGCATGAGTCTGGTTCCGGTGCTTAAGAATCCGAATGCTTCGGTGAGGAATCATGCCTATCATGCCTTCAATCGCGGGCCGCGTATCGGCCGCGCCATCCGCACCGATCGCTACCGCATGGTGGAATGGAAGCGCCCCGGCGCTCCGGAAACCGAGGCCGAGTATGAACTGTATGATTATAAAATGGATACGCTTGAAAAGAAAAATATTGCGCAATCAAGCCCTGAAGTACTTTTTGACATGAAGGCCATTCTGGCAACACACCCGGAAGCCAAGGCTTCGGACAATGGAAAGAAGTCGAAGAATAAAAAATAA